The following proteins are encoded in a genomic region of Nerophis lumbriciformis linkage group LG23, RoL_Nlum_v2.1, whole genome shotgun sequence:
- the pth4 gene encoding parathyroid hormone 4, with amino-acid sequence MSPSGHKMQMFHTHVLGLVLLLLLVFPTGLCEQNQSRRAVSEHQLMHDRGHSIQSLKRLIWLSSAMEGLHTAQVRSAALGPRRSLNLLLEPDLLAAQGPQAAHLQNLLRDFLVNPYLTQVSEWET; translated from the exons ATGTCGCCATCAGGACAC AAGATGCAGATGTTCCACACACACGTGCTTGGTCTGGTCCTCTTGCTACTGCTGGTTTTTCCAACAGGACTTTGTGAACAGAACCAGAG TCGCAGAGCCGTCAGCGAGCACCAGCTGATGCACGACCGTggtcacagcatccagagcctgaaGAGACTGATCTGGCTGTCCAGCGCCATGGAGGGCCTCCACACCGCTCAGGTCCGCTCGGCCGCCTTGGGCCCCAGAAGGTCCCTCAACTTACTCCTGGAGCCTGACCTGCTTGCTGCTCAGGGCCCTCAAGCCGCTCACCTGCAGAACCTTCTGAGAGACTTCTTGGTTAACCCTTACTTGACGCAAGTGTCAGAGTGGGagacttga